Proteins co-encoded in one Melanotaenia boesemani isolate fMelBoe1 chromosome 23, fMelBoe1.pri, whole genome shotgun sequence genomic window:
- the LOC121634350 gene encoding troponin I, slow skeletal muscle-like: MNPKGDKPKSKISASRKLSLKMLLLTRACEDLERENQEREEEKVRYLGEKLPPLQLSGLSLDDLQNLCKQLHEKIDVVDEERYDCEHKVSKHNKDIHELKLKVQDLGGKFKKPALRKVRVSADEMMRALLGSKHKGSMDLRANLKSVKKEDVKQDKVLTSEVGDWRKNVEAMSGMEGRKKMFDTGGGAQ, encoded by the exons ATGAATCCCAAAGGGGATAAG CCGAAGTCAAAGATTTCAGCTTCTCGCAAGCTCTCCCTCAAA ATGTTGCTCCTCACAAGAGCCTGTGAGGATTTAGAGAGGGAAAATCAGGAGCGGGAAGAGGAGAAAGTACGTTATTTAGGGGAGAAGTTGCCTCCTTTGCAGCTGTCTGGATTGTCATTGGACGACCTCCAA AATCTGTGCAAACAACTTCATGAAAAAATTGATGTTGTGGACGAAGAGAGGTATGACTGCGAACACAAAGTGAGCAAGCACAACAAAGAT aTCCATGAGCTGAAACTGAAAGTACAGGACCTTGGAGGCAAGTTCAAAAAGCCTGCCCTGAGGAAAGTGAGAGTATCAGCAGATGAGATGATGAGAGCTCTTCTGGGCTCCAAACACAAGGGCTCAATGGATCTCAGAGCTAACCTCAAGTCTGTGAAGAAGGAGGATGTCAAACAAGATAAG GTGCTTACCTCTGAAGTGGGTGACTGGCGTAAGAACGTTGAGGCCATGTCAGGCATGGAGGGCCGCAAGAAGATGTTTGATACAGGCGGCGGAGCACAGTGA